In the genome of Dyadobacter fermentans DSM 18053, the window AGGCCTGGATCGCGCCCGACAATGCGAGATTGATGCCCTCCGTGGCTCCGGCGGTGAAATAGATTTCGTCCGGCGAAGCTCCGAGCAGACCGGCAACGGTGCGGCGCGCCTGGTCAATGGCCTCTTTCACGCGGCGCCCGGCGCCATGCGCCGACGACGGGTTGGCATAATTTGTAGTCAGGAAAGGCAGAATCGCCTCGATCACGTCCGGGTCCAGCGCGGTTGTAGCCGCATTATCCAGATAAATTTCCATGTGCGTCTGGTTTGTTGTTGATCAAAGTTGGCGGTCATGCACAGCTTCGCCAGGCCCTGAAACAGCCGGATCTGCAATGCATTACCAGTTTACATCCGTGGTTGGATTCTTAGATTTATCAATAGAATTAGGTTGGGGCACCTTGACGAGTCACAGGTTGCCAGAAGATCACAGAGCCTAACCTCTCCCTTCGTTCTTAATAAATCTATAAATTCGATAGACAAAGATTGATAAAAGATTTCATGAATGCAAATAGCGGTTGCATTTTTTTCTCGTCTCTACCATCATGAGCCGTTGTGATGAAAGCCAAATCTTTACGTTTTCCTCTTTCCGTTTACAACATATTTACCGTCCACTCATCCTAAGCAGCACCCAGCTCATTCTTTACCTGTCCGGCCGTTGTCTGATTATAATTTAAACCCGGAATTAAAGCCATCACTACATTTATTCAAATACACACTTCGCTTATGGGAAGAATCTATTATCGCTCAAACTTCGCCTGGGCCGCCGGTCTGGCCCTCGCTGCTTCGCTCTACTTTGCATTGTACGTTCTGCCGGCCCTGCAAGGCGGTCCAGCTTCTGCACTAAAAGGAAAGGCAGCCGGCCAACCGGCAAACGCCGCCGAAAACCAGTCGCTTTTTGAACAGGTCGCGTTGGCCGAGTACAACATCACAGTCGACAAAAAAACGGGTATTCTGCAAAGCCCCAACCGCACGCAGAACATCAGAAGCTACTTCAAGCCCGGCCTGCTTTCGCTTCGTAACCGCATCAACCAGCGCCACCCGTTCGAAATCTCGCTGGCCACCGAAGGGATTTTCGCCGACGGCAAGCTCCTGCACGAGCCCGCCGAACAGGCAGCCAGCATTATCGACAAAAACCGGTTGCTGCTGAAACACGGCGGGTTTACCGAAGAATTTATCAATAATTCTGAAGGGATCCGTCAGAACTTCATCGTTGAAAACGCACCCGCCAACACGCGTCAAATCGAGGTAAAATTGAAGGCGAGCGGAGTATCGGCCGTCAAAACCTCCGATGCCGGCCTGGACCTTTATTATGGAGAAGACAATACACCAGACCAGCGGCTCACCTACACCGACCTGAAATGCTGGGACGCCACCGGCAAAGCGCTTTCCTCTTCCATGCATTTGGAGGGACTGGAAATCACATTGAACGTTGCTACGGAAAATGCGGTATTTCCGGTCACCATCGATCCCATTATTGCACACGGCAATCCTGCCAATGCAAATACGCAGCTTTTCGGCGCGTCAGCACGTGATAATATGGGTTTCTCGGTTCAAACGGCGGGCGATCTGAACGGCGACGGTTTCAGCGATATCGTCCTCGGCGTTGTGGGTTATGACAATGGCATTAAAGACCAGGGCGCTGCATTCGTGTGTTACGGCTCTGCATCCGGCGTCGTGACCTCTACATTTGAGAAGCTGGAAGGAAAAGTTTCCGAAATCCTCTTCGGCTACGCAGTATCGACAGCCGGCGACATCAATGGCGACGGTTTCAGCGACATTATTGTAGGCGCACCCAATTATGAAAACGGGCAGTCTTTCGAGGGTGCAGTGTTCGTGTACTACGGTTCGGGATCCGGCGTAGGCACCGATCCGTCCGATACCCTGGAAAGTGGTGTAATGAACGCCCGGATGGGTGAAAGCGTGGCACTCGCCGGCGATGTGGATGAGGACGGTTTCAGCGATGTGATCGTGGGGTTACCGGGCTATACCAACGGCGAAATCCGCGAAGGTGCAGCTTACATTTACCGTGGCTCGGCCAATGGATTACTACCACAACCGCAGGTGATCGAAAGTAACCAGGCCCATGCCGCCCTTGGCACTTCGGTCGCCGGCGCAGGGGACGTCAACGGCGACGGTTACAGCGACGTTATCGCCGGAGCACCGCTCTACGACAATAACGAAACCAATGAAGGCGCAGCATTCGTGCATACCGGCGGCGCGTTGGGAATCAACCTCAATCCTATTACAACACTGGAAAGCAACCAGCAGGATGCACGGCTTGGAACTTCGGTGGCTTCGGCCGGTGATTACAACGCCGACGGACTCAGCGACGTAGTGGTAGGAAGCCCGATGTTCGACAATGGCGAACAGGACGAGGGCGTCGCTTTTGCCTACCAGGGGATTGCCAACGGCGGTGTGAGCGGGATGCCCAAAGATACGCTTGAGGGTGATCAGGCACTCGCACGTTTCGGCACCTCAGTATCATGTGCAGGCGATGTGAACGGCGACGGATTTTCTGACGTCATTGCGGGCGCACCCGACTATGCCAATGCATTGTCGAAAGAAGGTGCCGCATTCATTTTTCATGGTGCCTCCATCGGTTTCGGTCTTCGGTCTGCTATACTCGAATCGGATCAGGCGGAGGCGCAAATGGGCATATCGGTAGCGAGCGCCGGGGATGTTAACGGTGACGGTTACAGCGATGTAATCACAGGTGCAAATCTTTACGACGTTGGCACAGGCATTGACAACGGCTCCGCTTTCGTGTTCCACGGCTCGGCATCCAGCATTGCACTCACTCCGAACGTAATGCTCGGCACAAGCCAGGAAGGTGCACAATTTGGCTACTCGGTAACGGGTGCAGGCGACCTGAATGGCGATGGTTTCAATGACATCGCAGTTGGCGCGCCGCATTACGACAACGGCTCCGGAGAAGAGGGCTCAGTCTTTATTTTCTACGGCAAGCCGTCGGGAGTACCGGCCGTGGCCGACCAGAAACTCGATATCGGGCAATTGAATGCAGGTTTCGGCACGTCGGTATCAGCAGCCGGCGATATAAATGGGGACGGTTATGGAGACCTGATCGTAGGAGTACCATATTACGACGCTTCAACGACAGACAATGGTGCGGCTTTCATCTATCACGGTAGCCCGGGTGGCGTTTCCATCATCTGGAACATGGTTTTGGAAGGAACGCAAACGAACGAGTTCTTCGGATTCTCGGTGGCAGGCGCAGGCGACGTGAACGGGGACGGTATCCGCGACGTGATCATCGGAGCTCCGTCGTATGACAAATTAGGCAGCAGTAATTGCGGCGCCGCATTCGTCCACACCGGGAGTACGCTGGGCATTACCAATTTTTACACCAAACTCGAAGGCACCCAGGCGGAATCACAGCTCGGCTTTTCTGTTGCCTCGGCAGGTGATGTGAATGGCGATGGCTACAACGACGTGGTCGCCGGTGCAGTGAAACAATCCAACGGCGAGGCCATTGAGGGTGCGGCATTCGTATTCTACGGAGACAACGATGGAGTCGACAACCAGAAATGGTACATGGTTGAATCCAACGACGCGGGTGCGATGATGGGCTTCTCGGTATCCAGCGCAGGTGATGTGAATGCCGACGGGTTCAGCGACATTGTTGTGGGCGCTCCGCTTTTCCATAACAAACCAGGTTCAAGTGAAGGTGCAGCCTTTATCTACTACGGGTCTAATCAAGGCACTCAAACAGTCGGAAACCTGCGGCTCAAAGGCTTGCAACCCGACGCACATTTTGGCGCAGCGGTTTCCGGCGCAGGTGACCTGAACGGTGACGGTTACAGCGACGTAGTGGTAGGCGCGCCCGATCACGATAACGGCAAAAACAATGAAGGGGCCGCATTCGTATTCGACGGCACTCCTGGCGGATTGAGCCCTTCTAACCCGGCAATGGTTGAAAGCAACTTTGCCGATGCACGTATGGGCGTATCGGTGTCAGGCGCCGGGGATGTCAATGGAGATGGTTATAGTGACGTCGTGATCGGACTGATCAATTATAATCTCGAAACGAGCGGCATATTCAATAACTCGATCGATGGCGGCGCGGCATTCGTGTACCATGGAAACCTGGGAGCGAAAGGATTGAAAAATAACCTGCGCGTTTACAATTCCGACCTTGTCTCGAATATCAGCTATTTGCAGATCAAAAAAGACGACTTCGGTTTCGGGCTACATGTAAGGTCTTTCCTGGGATCTGGCAAGGTACGTCTGGTGTGGGAGGCCCGAAAAGAAGGCACCGCGTTTTATGGCAACGGGAATATCAGCAACAGCACCAATTTCTCGGGTCAGCAGTCGCAATACGCAGACCTTGCGGGAGGCGGCAGCGAGCTGAAAACGTTTATCACCAAACCGGGATTTGATACAAAGATCCGCGCCCGGGCGAGATTCAACCTTGTGAAAGCGCTTACAGGACAAGTTTACGGTCCGTGGAGATTCCTGCCTGCGTACACGCAGTCGTCCTACACGATTTTGAAAGATCCTCAACTTCCCGTCACGCTGGTGGCATTCAAGGCGAAAGCTGCCGAAGGAAATGTCTCGCTGGAATGGTCGACCTCGGAGGAAATCAACAGCGATCGCTTCGAAATCCAGCGCAGCACCGACGGCCAAAGCTGGATGGAAATTGGTAACCTGAAATCACATGAGAATGCACACAAGCTCAATGCATACTCGTTTCTGGACACCATGGCCTGTGCTTCCGCCAAACGCTACTACCGCCTGAAAATGATTGACCTCGACGGCACATTCGCATTCAGCCACATCGAATCGGTTACCCTGGCGAAAGGGATTGATACCAAAATTTACCCCAACCCAACCGCCGATGTACTGAACCTGCGCAGCGAACAGAAAGTCACAGAAGTACAGGTGTTCAATGCAGAAGGCAAAGCAATGCTGGTCGTCCGCGACGCGAAAGGCGTGAGCCAGGTGGATATCCGCAAACTGCCAAGCGGTATTTATCTCGTAAAGATCAATGGCGAATCGTTCCAGATTTTGAAACGTTAACACCGGCAGAAAAGCAAAAGCACCTTCCCGTCAATGGTAAGGTGCTTTTGCTTTTACACCATTACTTACCTTCCGGATGTTGTGCTTCGGGATAACCCTTTTTCAACAACAGGGCCAATTCGTTTACCGTAATCACAAAACTGTTGTCTTTGGCGAGGTTGGTGAATTCGCCAGGATCTTTTTGGTGATCATACAGTTCAACACCCGCATTGCCACCGTCCCATTCGGTGTAGCGGAAACGCTCAGTGCGCACACTGCGGCCGAAAATCTGCCCTCTCCGCACCTGGGTGTAAGCTGGCTTGTCCCAAATCGCAGCGGGATTTTTCAATAACGGCGTAAGACTTTTGCCTTGCAGGTTTTGTTTCGGATCAAGCCCGCACAACTCCGCCAAAGTTGGAAAAATATCAACCAACTCCACCGTGCGGCCGGATGCCTTTCCTTTCGTGCCGCCAGGAACAGAGATGATCAACGGCACGCGCGCCGAGTTTTCAAAAAGGCTTTGCTTCATCCATTGACCGTGCTGCCCCACATTGTAGCCATGGTCACTCCAAAGGACAATAATGGTGTTTTCGGCCAGTTTCAGTTTATCCAGCGCGTCGATCAGCTTACCTACCTGCGCATCCATGAATGTGATCGTAGCATAATAGGCCCGCAGAGCTTCACGGCGTTTGGCCTCATCGAGTCCCCAATGCGGTGGCTTGGTGAATAATGCCGCCTCCGGGACATCGTCGAGGTCGTTTGGTATTTCTTTTGGTAACGGCACTTTATCCACCGGGTACATATCGAAATACTTTTGCGGCGCAACATAAGGTGTATGCGGCCTGAAAAAACCGACTGCCAGAAAAAATGGCTCATTTTTCTTTTCGGTCATGATTTTAATGGCCTCGCTGGCGATCAACCCGTCGGTTTGCTCGTCGTCGGTGCCCTCGGTGGCACGCCACGCCAACGCGCTTCCAAGCCCACGATCGGGCGTGAGGTTCTTGATTAACGGTTCCTCCGTTTTGTCACGGCCTTTCGGATTCACCCTGTAACTCCACGACTCGGGATCATCCAGCCCATCGGTTCCGATCTGGCTGGGAACGCCGTAATGGAATATCTTCCCTACCCGCGCGCTGTAATAATTGTTGTTCTTGAAGAGCTGCGGCAATGTAACAATGTCGGGCAGGTTTTTACGGAAATGCGTTTGCAGCTCGTAGATTTTGGTCATATCCGGCCGCTGGCCGGTCAGCAGCGATGAGCGGCTGGGACTGCATAACGGAAATTGCGTATACGCCTTATCGAAACGGACACCGCGCTTGGCGAGCCTGTCGATGTTTGGCGATTTCACGAAGGTGTTACCATATGTTCCCAGGTCGTTGTTGAGGTCGTCGACTGCGATGAACAAGACATTGAACTTCTTCTTTTGTGCCAATGCAGGAAACGTCCCGATCCACACGGCGAGCAGGATGGTGCCGAGAAAGGCGTAGTGTTTTGTCAGTTTTATCATTGTCTTTGGATTAAATACTATTTCCCATTGCCTGCCGCTCCCGGCTCCTGCTTGGCTTTGTTGTAATCATAAAACCATTTGAAAGTCTTGTCATACTCCTCAGCACCAACCCGCTTGTACCATGCTTCGTACTTCGCTACCAGCTTCTTCGCAACATCGGGTTGTTTGTCAAACTGGTCGTTCAGTTCTGTGCGATCCTGCTCCACATCGTACAACTGCCATTTCTCCGTTTTTTCCGCCACAAGTTTCCATTTGCCATCGCGGATCGCGCGGTTACCTTCGTGTTCCCAGAAAATCGGGTTCTTGCGGTTGATAGGCTTTCCGGTGAAAGCGGGTTTCAGGCTCGCACCTTCCATCGGCTGAATCGGCTGCCCGGCATAAGTGGTGGGATAGCCCGCATTTCCAAGATCCACGAGCGTTGCCATAATATCAATGATATGAGCCGGTTGGCGCTCAAACTTGCCATTTCGAGAAGTAGGAATGCCCGCAGGCCACGACACGATGCCCGGCGACGAAATCCCGCCTTCGTGCGTGTGGTGTTTGTATGCCCAAAACGGCGTACATGCAGCCTCCGCCCAGCCCTGGCCCAGAAATACGGTCGATTTGGCATTCCCCGGCTTGTCGCCTTGGTAACGCCCCTCGATGCCTGGCTCCGCATTGCCGCCGTTGTCGGATACGAACAGAATGACGGTATTATCAAACACACCTCGCTTTTTCAAGCCATCCACCAGGTCACCAATGCTTTTGTCGAGACGCGAGATCACGGCAGCATAAATGGCCATGATGTCGTCATATCGCTTCTTTTCATCGTCGCTAAGGCTATCCCAACGCTTCACATTGGGGTTGATCGGCGGCAACTTCCAGGACGGGTCGATCAGTCCCAGTTTAATTTGCTTTTCATATCGCTCCTGACGGAGTTTTTCCCAGCCTTTCAGGTATTTGCCACGAAACTTTACAATGTCCTCTTCGGGTGCCTGCAACGGAAAATGAGGTGCATTGTGGGCCAGATAGAGCATAAACGGCTTCTTTTCAGCCAGCGCCTCGTCGATAAAACGCAAGCCGTAGTTCGTCCAAAGATCGGTCGAATACCAGTCTTTGGGTAATGCGGTCGAGTCGTTCGTAACTTCTTGTCCGTTGAGGAAAAGCTTCGCATTGTTACCCCCGGCATAGTAAAAACCTCCCGCAGGCGCGTGCAGCGACCGATCGAAGCCTCGGTTGGAGGGGTACACGCCGTGCTGGTGACCGACGTGCCATTTGCCGCTCATCGCCGTGAAATAGCCCGCGCCTTTCATCACTTCGGCGATCGTCACGCTGTTATGATTGAGCTGCCCCCGGTATGCGGGATGGTCAGCGCCCTTGTCGTCCATCATGTGGCCGATCCCCGCCTGGTGGCTGTAAACGCCGGTGAGCAGGGCCGCCCGCGTGGGGCAGCAGCGGGCGGTGTTGTAAAAATTGGTAAACCGAACGCCGCTCTGTGCCAGCTTGTCGAGGTTTGGGGTCGGGATTTCACCTCCGTAACAGCCCAGGTCTGCATAGCCGAGGTCATCGGCCAATATCACGATCACGTTCGGCTTTTTTTGGGAAAATGCTGCCGGCGCCAGGCAAGCGAACGCCATTAGCAACACACTGGTCATGTATTGTTTTAGCATATTAATTATCGGTATGTGGTGGTGTATCAAATGCTTTGAAACAAAAAGCGGGCACAATATCAATCGTGCCCGCTGGCGTGCAAACCTTACTTTACAGCCTGAAATCTTTCCAGTTTCTCCTTTTCGTCGGCCAGTCTTTTGGCGTCGGCTTTCAGGTAGCCGAACTGGTGAAGGTCTTTATCGGCGTTGGCCGCCACCCAAAGCAGGAACTTTTTAGCCTCCGGATTTGAATTATTCTTGGCAATTGAAAAATGAATGTTCTCAACCGGCACATTTTTGACTTTCTCCGCTTCCAGCGTCGCGATCACCTGGTCGAGGTTTTCCAGGGCCTTCTCTTCTTTGGAAACGCGCCCATTACCATCCAGGTCCACGGGAATGATCGTGAGGCCTTCCAGCGGCTTGCGGCTTTGGAGGTCGTAGGCGAGGCCGGGCGTGGTGTAGGTGATTCCGGTTTCGTCTTTCAAAAGTGCCTTGATCAAATGCTCGTCGGCACCAGCGATGGATTTGCCCTTGATATTCTGCTGCTCGTAACCGAAATACCTGGCGAAAGTGAGCGGCGCGCCGGCCTTTTGCAGGCGTGTGTAAATCGTGTATTCGGTAGTCAGCGACTTGTCTTTCTGCGCGTAAATATCATGGAAGAAAATCTGTTTGTAGGTCTTTTCATTCAGACCTTTGTCGGCATATTCTTTCGCAAAAGCCGATTTTGCATTCGCTACCGGCAGCAGCGCATACTTTCCGATCGAAATGTACTCGCGCGTGTCCTTCACCTCCTTGTCCTGGTAATAGGCTTCGATAAGCAGGTCATATTTGGCCGGATCGGTGATCGTACGTGTCTCGATCACGATCTGCGCCTTTGGATTGGCAGCGGTGTATTCTTTGATCCATTTCTCGACCAGTGGATAAGCAAAACGCACACCGGTAACGACCACCTTGTTCTCGCCGGACTCCTGCGCCGATGCATTGGAAAATGCGGCAAGCGCAAGGCCAGCTGCCATGAAGATAGACTTAAAGTTTTTCATAATGAAAATGTTTGGAACTGCGGACGGCTCCGGCCACAGCATATTGATAAAATGTAATAGGGTGAAAATCAGTATGAGGCAATTGTGATTACCTTCGAAGACCTATCAACAACAGCAACAGGGCGCGACTGCAAAAGGATAATGGGAAGGGCCCACCATAGGCATAACATTGATGCGCGAAGCATAACGATCCATCGATTTCATATTCGAAAAGATTGTGAAATTGATCCGTTTGCTGGTGGCTAACAAACAAAATCTACTTATTTGATAGACAAAGTAAATTTAAAGAAATCGAATTCGCAAGCACTACGCTCAATTTCGTTGAAATCGAGGTTAATTCACCCGCTTCGTCAGCGCATCCAACTCTTTATCAGTAGGCGTAGCCGAAGGCACCCCTTCGGCAGGAACATCCATTTTAGCGGACCAGGCGATGGCATTTAGTACCAGTTTGCGGAAGTTGTCGTTTTGCCAGTTCTTGTGCATGTGGCCGCCGGTGAACCCGAAGCCGCGACCGCCGTCGGGGCGCTCAAAGGCCCAGGCGAGGGTTTGCATTTCTTTGCGGGTAATGACGGCTTCGCGAACGGCCGGGTTGTTGGAATGCGTGCCGTCGGGCTGTTTCAGGGTCGATTCGGGCGGCAGGGCTTTCAAAATGGGTGTGACGCCTTTCATATCCGCGGGGAAGCGCATGTGGTAGTACCATTCATCGACGATGCTGAAAGGTTTCAGTCCGCGGGCGACCGGGTGATCGGGAAAGCTGGCAAAACTGGCCTCCCACACAGGATTTACCGACCAGTTGGTTTCAAAATACCCTCCTATCCATTTCAAAAACTGCTTGCTGCCCGCCCGGGCGTCGACTTCGAGGGAAAAATGCAGGTTCACAATCCCGATGCCTCTTGCCACGAGCTGTTCCATTTTGGCCTCATGCACGAGCTCCAAGTGGTCGGTACCGCCGCCATCCAGGTAAAAGATAACGGCATCCGCATCGTCCAGCACCGATTCGTCCTCCGGCCAGCCGTTGCGTACGATCACCGCTGTTGCGCCGGGCAGGCTATCGTTGAGTGCTTTGGCCAGCAATGTACTGCCGCCGTTGTGCTCGTGCTCGCCTTTTCCGTGGCTGTCGGGACCGGTGATGAATACGATCTTTTTAGATTTTTGGTCCCTGTTGCCGGCATTTTTTACCGGGTTTTGCGCCATTAATGCCGTACAAAACAGCATCAGCGCGAATATGAAGGTGTATTTCCTGTCCATCGCATCTTCAAGTTTGGTAACGGCTTCGGGCAGGAAGCCTGCGTGAATTTGCTTTGGACAATATAAAAATCAGGCCATCGGTTACTTCATAGCCAGACTAATCAGCTCCGCCGTGTTTCTCACATTGGCCTTTTTCATGATGCTTGCGCGCTGGTTGGCGACGGTATTGGAGCTGATATCGAATTTCTCGGCGATATCCTTGCTGCTCATGCCCTCGGTGAGGCATTTAAGGATTTGCTGTTCGCGCGGTGTGATGATTTTCCAGATGGATTTCTCCTGCACTTCCTCCTGCGCAGCACGGGTATCGGGCACGCGTGCAAGTTGTTTGAGCAGGTTTTTGATGATCACCGACGACGCGTAAGGGGGAAAATACAAGTCGCCTTTGGCAATGGCGCGGATTGCCCGGAGCATTTCCTCCCGGCTCGTGTCTTTTTCGAGGTAGCCCGAAGCGCCGTTCAGGGCCGAGGACAACACATAGTCCGTGTTGTTATGCATGCTGAACACCAGGATTTTAGCAGACGGGAACACGGGCACAATCTGCCTGATCACTTCAAGGCCCGGCATGCGGGGCATGGTGAGGTCGAGCAGGATTACATCTGGTTTTACTTTCTCAACCATATCCCAAACCTCGTCGCCGTCCGAAGCTTCGCCGGCAATGATCAGGTCCTCTTCGTCTTCGAGCAGGGTGATAATGCCCTGCCTCACTACCGAATGATCGTCTACAACTAAAATCCGAATGGGCATAAGTACTTCTTAATCAGTAACAAGTCATTATAAATCAACCTGAACGACCAGTCTCGTGCCGCTGTGCACCTTTGAAACAATTTCGATTTCGCCGTTGAGCAGCTGGGTGCGCGTGCGGATGTTCTCCATGCCGTTGCGGGTGAGGAACTGGCCTTCTGACTTTAAGTTACTAATTAAAAATCCTTTTCCGTCATCGGCGATTTCCAAAACGATGCGATTCTTATTTTGTTCCAATTTTATCTTGATCCGATCTGCATTCGCATGTTTGACGGCGTTGTTCAATGCTTCCTGGGCAATCCGGTACAGCCCGATCTCCATCGGTCGCGACATAAAAATGCGCTCGCCGGTTTCACCTTCAAACTCGACGCGGATACCCGACAGGTCGGCGGCTTGCTGACAAAGCAGTTTCAATGCCGACGCCAGCCCAAAGTCGCTCAGCACGGAAGGCATCAGGTTGAACGAAATCTGCCGGGTTGTCTGAATGATATCCTGAATGAGCGTCACCAGCTGTTCGAAGCGTTTCTGGTGCTTTTCATCGTGAAATTGTACGGCTTTTAGTTTTTCTGCGTGTAGTTTGAGTCCCGTCAGCATTTGGCCAATGCCATCATGCAGTTCCAATGCAAACCGTTTCCGCTCCTCCTCCTGCCCTTCTATCAGCGCTCCTGCCCTGATGCGGTCTTCGGCGAGTTGCAGTTCATATTTCTCCTCTTCCAGCCGCAACAGCTCTTTTTGCGTTTCAACCAGCTGGCTATTAGCTTCTTTTAACTTTTGATTGGAAAGCTGCAATGCATCCTCCGACTCCGTAAGCATCCGCACCACGCGGCGCGTCGTGTTCACCACCGGCCTGAAAATCAGCAAACCTTCGGCCACGAGCACGAGTATCGTCATCAGATCCAGAATCCACTCGATCCGTTCCAGGTTTTCCAGCCTTTCGAAACTCTCCTTATCGAACTGGAACACGATCCGGTCCATTTGGGAAAGAAATTGCGGCTCGGCGGCGAGTACTTCCGCGAGGGCATTCTGCTTGTCCGAAACGGCCACGCTGTCGCGGTCGATCACGAGCAGGTTGTTGTGAATGCGGTCAAAAACGGGGGTCAGCTCTTGGAACATCGTATCCAGCGGCTGGCTTTTCCAGGTTACAAAACCATTTTCGATCGGAAGCCGCCTCGATACCAGGTCTTCGTGGCTATCCTTCCACAATGCCAGCAACGCATTGAACTGCACCGAGTCACGGTGGTCTATTCCATTCACTTTCAATATCGCGAGCTTGGTGAGCCGCTGGCTGAGCATCCGCTGCCGCCCGGCGACATTCACTATGCGACTGTCGTGGTTGAGGTTCCGGATGGTGCGCCTGACGAGAAACAAGCCGCTCACCGTGAGCAACGCCACCACAAACAATGCCACCACATAAAACCGCGTGAGATTGCCGGCTACGCGTTTGTCAAGTCTTTCCATTTTCTGAAAGCCGGCATTAATCCGCGCCTGCAACGATCACAATCCGACGTAAACGCGGTTTTCTTTCACCATCACCGGGAAAGTGTTGATCCGGTATTCGTCGTCGTTGAGGCACTGTCCGGTTTGCAATGAAAACGTTTTTTTATGAAAAGGACAAGCCACTTTGGGTTCTTCGCCCTGGCTGCCGATCATCCCGCGCGACAGTGCCATTTGCTGGCGGTGCGGGCATTGGTTATCGGTAGCATACCATTCTCCCCTTCTCGAAAAATTGTAAATGGCGATTTGCTTGCCGCTGATAAACGCACAGCCGCCGCCGTCCTCAGGGATATCGTCGACGTAGCATGCCATGTGCCAGGTTACTGCATTGATTGTGTCAGTGATCGTTTCCATATCAATTTTGAATGATTGAATGATTGAATGAGTGAATGGTTTGTTATGCCCATTCGGTGGCCCGCTTTTGCTCGCGCATGTCCGCGAACGTAATGCTGGGGTCTTTCATAGGCGTGTTCACAAAGTGCGTGAAGCGTTTGCGGAGCTCGGGGCTTTCCACCACCTCGCGCCATTCGCATTTATAGACGTCGATCAGGTTTTGCATATCGCGTTCGAGTTCTCCTGCGATGCCCAGCACGTCGTCCACGACCACCGCTTTGAGGTAATTCATGCCTCCTTCCATTTTGTTGAGCCATGTAGCGGTCCGGGTAAGCGGGTCGGCGGTTTTGATATAAAACATCAAAAAGCGGTCGATGAGGCGGAGACAGGTTTCTTTATCCACGTCCGTTGCGAGCAGTTGGGCGTGCTGCGGTTTGGAGCCTCCATTGCCGCACACAAACAGGTTCCAGCCTTTTTCGGTAGCGATAATGCCAAAATCCTTGCTTTGCGCCTCGGCACATTCACGCACGCAGCCCGAAACCGCAGATTTCAGTTTATGCGGTGAGCGCAGGCCTTTGTAACGGTCCTCCACTTCAATCGCAAACGACACCGAATCCTGCACGCCGAAACGGCACCAGGTGGAGCCAACGCAGCTTTTTACGGTTCTTAAAGATTTACCATAAGCATGGCCGCTTTCGAAACCGGCGTCGATCAACTCTTCCCAAATGTCCGGCAAGTCGCCCAGGTGCGCGCCGAAAAGGTCGATACGCTGGCCGCCGGTGATTTTGGTGTACAAATTATATTTCTGCGCCACCTGACCGATCACGAT includes:
- a CDS encoding FG-GAP-like repeat-containing protein, giving the protein MGRIYYRSNFAWAAGLALAASLYFALYVLPALQGGPASALKGKAAGQPANAAENQSLFEQVALAEYNITVDKKTGILQSPNRTQNIRSYFKPGLLSLRNRINQRHPFEISLATEGIFADGKLLHEPAEQAASIIDKNRLLLKHGGFTEEFINNSEGIRQNFIVENAPANTRQIEVKLKASGVSAVKTSDAGLDLYYGEDNTPDQRLTYTDLKCWDATGKALSSSMHLEGLEITLNVATENAVFPVTIDPIIAHGNPANANTQLFGASARDNMGFSVQTAGDLNGDGFSDIVLGVVGYDNGIKDQGAAFVCYGSASGVVTSTFEKLEGKVSEILFGYAVSTAGDINGDGFSDIIVGAPNYENGQSFEGAVFVYYGSGSGVGTDPSDTLESGVMNARMGESVALAGDVDEDGFSDVIVGLPGYTNGEIREGAAYIYRGSANGLLPQPQVIESNQAHAALGTSVAGAGDVNGDGYSDVIAGAPLYDNNETNEGAAFVHTGGALGINLNPITTLESNQQDARLGTSVASAGDYNADGLSDVVVGSPMFDNGEQDEGVAFAYQGIANGGVSGMPKDTLEGDQALARFGTSVSCAGDVNGDGFSDVIAGAPDYANALSKEGAAFIFHGASIGFGLRSAILESDQAEAQMGISVASAGDVNGDGYSDVITGANLYDVGTGIDNGSAFVFHGSASSIALTPNVMLGTSQEGAQFGYSVTGAGDLNGDGFNDIAVGAPHYDNGSGEEGSVFIFYGKPSGVPAVADQKLDIGQLNAGFGTSVSAAGDINGDGYGDLIVGVPYYDASTTDNGAAFIYHGSPGGVSIIWNMVLEGTQTNEFFGFSVAGAGDVNGDGIRDVIIGAPSYDKLGSSNCGAAFVHTGSTLGITNFYTKLEGTQAESQLGFSVASAGDVNGDGYNDVVAGAVKQSNGEAIEGAAFVFYGDNDGVDNQKWYMVESNDAGAMMGFSVSSAGDVNADGFSDIVVGAPLFHNKPGSSEGAAFIYYGSNQGTQTVGNLRLKGLQPDAHFGAAVSGAGDLNGDGYSDVVVGAPDHDNGKNNEGAAFVFDGTPGGLSPSNPAMVESNFADARMGVSVSGAGDVNGDGYSDVVIGLINYNLETSGIFNNSIDGGAAFVYHGNLGAKGLKNNLRVYNSDLVSNISYLQIKKDDFGFGLHVRSFLGSGKVRLVWEARKEGTAFYGNGNISNSTNFSGQQSQYADLAGGGSELKTFITKPGFDTKIRARARFNLVKALTGQVYGPWRFLPAYTQSSYTILKDPQLPVTLVAFKAKAAEGNVSLEWSTSEEINSDRFEIQRSTDGQSWMEIGNLKSHENAHKLNAYSFLDTMACASAKRYYRLKMIDLDGTFAFSHIESVTLAKGIDTKIYPNPTADVLNLRSEQKVTEVQVFNAEGKAMLVVRDAKGVSQVDIRKLPSGIYLVKINGESFQILKR
- a CDS encoding sulfatase codes for the protein MIKLTKHYAFLGTILLAVWIGTFPALAQKKKFNVLFIAVDDLNNDLGTYGNTFVKSPNIDRLAKRGVRFDKAYTQFPLCSPSRSSLLTGQRPDMTKIYELQTHFRKNLPDIVTLPQLFKNNNYYSARVGKIFHYGVPSQIGTDGLDDPESWSYRVNPKGRDKTEEPLIKNLTPDRGLGSALAWRATEGTDDEQTDGLIASEAIKIMTEKKNEPFFLAVGFFRPHTPYVAPQKYFDMYPVDKVPLPKEIPNDLDDVPEAALFTKPPHWGLDEAKRREALRAYYATITFMDAQVGKLIDALDKLKLAENTIIVLWSDHGYNVGQHGQWMKQSLFENSARVPLIISVPGGTKGKASGRTVELVDIFPTLAELCGLDPKQNLQGKSLTPLLKNPAAIWDKPAYTQVRRGQIFGRSVRTERFRYTEWDGGNAGVELYDHQKDPGEFTNLAKDNSFVITVNELALLLKKGYPEAQHPEGK